The Archaeoglobus neptunius genome has a window encoding:
- a CDS encoding phosphoenolpyruvate carboxylase has translation MRKLHTGLFGYARGEEVKLPRAITFCASLYSIGFPPELIGLGELTDKDYEIVCEVFGDINLQMSEAMKFFNPNSLKIIGKVFERDYMWKVVEAGMIRGFLG, from the coding sequence ATGAGAAAGCTTCATACTGGCCTATTTGGCTATGCAAGGGGAGAAGAAGTGAAGCTGCCGAGAGCAATAACATTCTGCGCCTCACTGTACTCCATAGGCTTCCCACCTGAGCTCATAGGGCTTGGAGAACTGACCGACAAGGATTATGAAATTGTTTGCGAGGTATTCGGGGATATCAACTTGCAGATGAGTGAAGCGATGAAGTTCTTCAATCCAAACTCGCTGAAAATCATTGGCAAAGTTTTCGAGAGAGATTACATGTGGAAAGTTGTGGAGGCGGGTATGATAAGAGGTTTTCTGGGTTGA
- the argJ gene encoding bifunctional ornithine acetyltransferase/N-acetylglutamate synthase, producing MEITDIDGVFCNGVKEGKLGLGIVRCRGNVAGVFTRNRLKAAPVLVCRENIDDGHIEGIIVNSGNANAYTGEQGLRDAREMCRIAASLFGCSDADVAVASTGVIGRPLDMEWIRSKAPEIYARIGKSGKHAENFARSIVTTDRFVKKAHSDVGLISAVAKGAGMIAPNMATMLCFIFTSASFDSGELYEMLKKAVDRSFNRLTVDGDTSTNDTVLIVSTGKEKVDRDVFEGELWKVCYSLAKQIAMDGEGATKTFDVVVSGAASDDEANAIARAIASSLLVKTAIFGCDPNWGRIIAAAGYSSADVDERITLSLKSGDREVLLVDDGRPTGNEEEARNLLKTSNSFVIEMKLEKGRGKGFAIGCDLSYDYVKLNSEYTT from the coding sequence ATGGAAATAACTGATATTGACGGAGTTTTCTGCAATGGCGTAAAGGAGGGGAAATTGGGGTTGGGAATCGTAAGGTGCAGGGGTAATGTGGCTGGAGTTTTTACCCGAAACAGACTTAAAGCTGCCCCAGTCCTGGTTTGCAGGGAGAATATAGATGATGGGCATATTGAGGGAATAATAGTCAACAGCGGAAATGCAAATGCGTATACGGGAGAGCAGGGTTTGAGGGATGCCAGGGAGATGTGCAGAATTGCTGCCAGCTTATTCGGTTGCAGCGATGCGGATGTGGCGGTGGCATCTACAGGTGTGATCGGAAGGCCACTGGATATGGAGTGGATAAGATCGAAGGCTCCCGAAATTTATGCTCGGATTGGCAAATCAGGGAAACATGCTGAAAACTTTGCAAGGTCAATAGTAACCACAGACAGGTTTGTTAAAAAAGCTCATTCAGACGTGGGATTGATTTCTGCAGTTGCCAAGGGTGCGGGAATGATAGCACCTAACATGGCAACCATGCTCTGCTTCATATTCACCTCTGCCAGCTTTGATAGTGGGGAACTTTATGAAATGCTGAAAAAAGCTGTAGACAGATCCTTTAACAGACTTACGGTTGATGGAGATACCTCAACCAATGACACGGTACTTATTGTCTCCACAGGAAAAGAGAAAGTGGATAGAGATGTTTTTGAAGGGGAGCTGTGGAAGGTTTGCTACAGTCTTGCCAAGCAGATTGCAATGGACGGGGAGGGGGCAACAAAGACGTTTGATGTGGTGGTTAGCGGTGCTGCAAGCGATGATGAGGCAAACGCAATCGCAAGGGCCATTGCCAGCTCTCTGCTTGTTAAAACTGCTATATTCGGATGTGATCCGAACTGGGGCAGGATAATTGCTGCGGCAGGTTACAGTTCTGCTGATGTGGACGAGAGGATAACTCTATCTTTAAAAAGCGGCGATAGGGAAGTTCTTTTAGTAGATGATGGAAGACCCACTGGTAATGAAGAAGAGGCCAGAAATCTCCTGAAAACCAGTAACAGCTTCGTTATAGAGATGAAGCTCGAAAAAGGACGTGGAAAGGGTTTTGCAATAGGCTGTGATCTGAGTTACGACTACGTAAAATTGAATTCCGAGTACACGACCTAA
- a CDS encoding RuvB-like helicase, translating into MVGEIREISQTFERISAHSHIRGLGLDENLKAKEVADGLVGQKKAREAAGVIVRLIKSGKMAGRGILIAGPPGTGKTAIAVAISKELGRDIPFVQVSASEFYSAEIKKTEALIQAMRKAIGVRIRETRTVLEGEVVGLDYNMVPNPYNPTQKIPESATLTLATRDEKRTFSVGGRLALQFLSQGIEVGDVIVIDKETGRIGKIGKSSKAEKKYDLGDEEIVEVPSGRVEKEKEFEYVVTLHDLDEANARRTSIFSLFSPPSREVDNEVRQAVDEQVKKLVEEGRAELVPGVLFIDETHLMDIELFAFMNRAMESEMAPIIILASNRGFSRIRGTDLTAPHGIPLDLLDRLLIITTEPYSRDEIRTIVEIRAAESGMMLSSDALDRLTEIGEKTSLRYAVQLLAPAYEYAKMRNSGKVEIEDVERAASIFADVSQSSAYLKKWEEKMLGM; encoded by the coding sequence ATGGTGGGCGAAATCAGAGAGATCAGCCAGACTTTTGAGAGGATAAGTGCCCACTCTCACATTCGTGGTTTAGGACTGGATGAGAATTTAAAAGCTAAAGAAGTTGCAGACGGACTCGTCGGCCAGAAGAAGGCAAGAGAAGCTGCCGGAGTAATAGTCAGGCTTATAAAATCAGGAAAGATGGCCGGTAGAGGGATACTGATAGCAGGGCCACCCGGAACTGGAAAAACGGCTATTGCAGTTGCGATAAGCAAGGAGCTTGGAAGGGACATTCCGTTTGTTCAGGTTTCGGCAAGTGAGTTTTACAGCGCAGAGATAAAGAAGACAGAGGCTCTAATCCAGGCAATGAGAAAAGCAATAGGTGTGAGAATAAGGGAGACAAGGACTGTTCTCGAGGGGGAGGTTGTGGGTCTGGATTACAACATGGTGCCCAATCCATACAACCCGACACAGAAAATCCCCGAATCTGCCACTCTTACCCTTGCAACAAGGGACGAGAAAAGAACATTCAGCGTTGGGGGGAGGCTGGCCCTGCAGTTTCTATCTCAGGGGATTGAGGTTGGAGACGTGATCGTAATCGACAAGGAGACGGGAAGAATCGGAAAAATCGGAAAAAGCTCCAAGGCAGAGAAGAAATATGATCTGGGAGATGAGGAAATTGTAGAGGTTCCATCCGGAAGGGTTGAGAAGGAGAAGGAGTTTGAATACGTTGTAACCCTCCACGACCTCGATGAGGCCAATGCAAGAAGAACGAGTATTTTCAGCCTGTTCAGCCCGCCCAGCAGAGAGGTGGACAACGAGGTCAGACAGGCTGTTGACGAGCAGGTTAAGAAGCTGGTTGAGGAGGGGAGGGCCGAGCTCGTGCCAGGAGTGCTTTTCATCGACGAGACGCATCTCATGGACATAGAGCTTTTCGCCTTCATGAACAGGGCGATGGAGTCTGAGATGGCGCCAATCATAATCCTCGCTTCAAACAGAGGCTTTTCGAGAATCAGGGGCACGGACCTAACAGCTCCGCACGGCATTCCTCTGGATTTGCTCGACAGACTGCTAATAATCACCACCGAACCCTACAGCAGGGATGAAATCAGAACAATTGTTGAGATCAGAGCGGCTGAGTCCGGCATGATGCTCAGCAGTGATGCTCTGGACAGGCTGACTGAGATAGGAGAGAAAACCAGTCTTCGCTATGCTGTACAGCTCCTCGCTCCCGCTTATGAGTATGCCAAGATGAGAAACTCCGGCAAGGTAGAAATAGAGGATGTCGAAAGAGCTGCAAGCATATTTGCCGACGTGAGCCAGAGTTCAGCATATCTGAAGAAGTGGGAGGAGAAAATGCTCGGAATGTGA
- the asd gene encoding aspartate-semialdehyde dehydrogenase, with product MRYSVGVLGATGMVGQKFIQLLERHPWFKLTSLAASERRVGKKYGEEVDWIVSQDVPEIARDIEMVPLDPKHVDADIVFSALPSSVAKEIEPKFAEAGFVVASNASAYRMADDVPLVIPEVNPEHLGMVEVQKKNRGWDGFIVTNPNCTTIVLVISLKPLMDLGLKNVRVASMQALSGAGYPGVPSLAITDNVIPFIGGEEDKVETEPLKLLGKFDGKKVQFADIKVSASCHRVPVIDGHTEAVWVEFDRDVTVEEVKEAFESLKPLDLPTSPEKVIIVREEPDRPQPRLDRDAGNGMSVVVGRIRKDGEKGIKYIVMGHNTVRGAAGASILNAELMVQEKII from the coding sequence ATGCGATACAGTGTCGGAGTACTGGGCGCTACCGGGATGGTTGGACAGAAGTTCATTCAGCTCCTCGAGAGACATCCGTGGTTCAAGCTAACGAGTCTCGCCGCTTCTGAGAGAAGGGTTGGGAAGAAGTATGGAGAGGAGGTTGACTGGATTGTATCACAGGATGTGCCCGAAATTGCGAGGGATATTGAGATGGTACCTCTCGATCCAAAGCATGTGGATGCGGATATCGTCTTCTCTGCATTGCCATCCAGCGTGGCGAAGGAGATCGAGCCAAAATTTGCTGAGGCCGGATTCGTCGTCGCCAGCAATGCATCGGCATATAGAATGGCAGATGACGTTCCACTCGTAATACCGGAAGTGAATCCAGAGCATCTGGGTATGGTGGAGGTTCAGAAGAAAAATAGGGGATGGGATGGGTTCATAGTTACGAACCCCAACTGCACGACGATAGTTCTGGTTATCTCACTGAAACCATTAATGGATCTCGGGCTGAAAAACGTCAGGGTTGCCTCCATGCAGGCTTTAAGTGGCGCTGGCTATCCTGGCGTTCCCTCTCTGGCCATCACCGACAACGTGATCCCTTTCATCGGGGGCGAGGAAGACAAGGTTGAGACCGAGCCGCTCAAACTCCTCGGCAAATTTGATGGGAAGAAGGTACAGTTTGCGGACATCAAGGTTTCAGCATCCTGTCACAGAGTTCCGGTGATTGATGGACATACTGAGGCTGTCTGGGTCGAATTCGACAGAGATGTAACTGTTGAGGAAGTTAAAGAAGCTTTCGAGTCGCTCAAACCTCTCGATTTGCCAACCTCACCGGAGAAAGTCATAATTGTGAGGGAAGAACCGGACAGACCACAGCCCAGACTTGACAGAGATGCGGGCAACGGAATGAGTGTTGTGGTGGGCAGAATCAGGAAGGATGGCGAAAAAGGGATTAAGTACATCGTTATGGGACACAATACCGTCAGAGGGGCTGCTGGAGCGAGCATACTCAACGCTGAGCTGATGGTTCAGGAAAAGATAATCTGA
- a CDS encoding HAMP domain-containing protein, with protein sequence MKLTPKIILIVVVASIVPLVILGQMVFSGVNAFSEDVHAEIQQFGQQAKAGVVNVSQEYLVRAGQEAVRMKAQDLALQIQTYVEAKLAQNPDLTTRDLMNDSQFLSIALQTWGAKEYTWVGAGAVINGEPRAVLVAHPVVPKKYWGLDVKYHLQWDKKMPELYGLLIKVMENPETPQPYCGYYTWVEPTTGEKVRKYLCHYPTNVKVYDPVLGRKAYLIAGTSAYIDGYFQYLTQNPANPSENIAGEIDKNVELAGQQVYTSLEAAKQRIYMGFGIAFAIAAVFIAVLAFFTMTNIAGPIVEVSKVADRISEGELEAEVPFQERDDEIGILAKSIERLRRSLKVAMDSLEEALK encoded by the coding sequence ATGAAACTGACACCAAAAATTATATTAATTGTTGTCGTTGCGAGCATTGTCCCACTGGTTATTCTGGGACAGATGGTTTTTTCAGGCGTGAATGCCTTCAGTGAGGATGTTCACGCCGAAATACAGCAGTTCGGCCAGCAGGCGAAAGCAGGAGTTGTGAACGTCAGTCAGGAGTATCTGGTACGTGCTGGACAGGAAGCTGTGAGAATGAAAGCTCAGGACCTTGCACTGCAAATTCAAACCTATGTTGAAGCAAAGCTGGCACAAAATCCCGATCTGACAACCAGGGACCTGATGAACGATTCGCAGTTTCTTTCAATAGCTCTCCAGACATGGGGAGCAAAGGAGTATACCTGGGTGGGTGCAGGAGCTGTGATCAATGGTGAACCGAGAGCGGTTCTTGTCGCCCATCCCGTGGTTCCGAAAAAGTACTGGGGTCTGGATGTGAAGTATCACCTCCAGTGGGACAAGAAAATGCCGGAGCTTTACGGCCTTCTCATTAAAGTTATGGAAAACCCCGAGACACCGCAGCCTTACTGTGGATACTACACCTGGGTTGAACCGACAACCGGTGAGAAGGTGAGAAAATATCTGTGTCACTATCCCACAAATGTGAAGGTCTATGACCCGGTGCTTGGAAGAAAGGCCTATCTTATTGCCGGTACCTCTGCATATATAGATGGATACTTCCAGTATCTCACACAGAATCCTGCGAATCCATCGGAAAATATAGCCGGTGAGATAGACAAGAACGTTGAACTCGCAGGTCAGCAGGTTTACACAAGTCTGGAAGCTGCAAAGCAGCGCATTTACATGGGATTCGGTATAGCCTTTGCCATCGCTGCCGTCTTCATAGCCGTTCTTGCATTCTTCACAATGACCAACATAGCCGGACCGATTGTTGAGGTGAGCAAAGTCGCTGACAGAATCAGTGAAGGCGAACTGGAAGCTGAAGTACCATTCCAGGAGAGAGATGACGAAATAGGGATACTGGCAAAAAGCATAGAGAGACTGAGGAGGAGCCTCAAAGTTGCGATGGATAGCCTTGAGGAGGCACTCAAATGA
- a CDS encoding DUF2226 domain-containing protein codes for MLIPKGQTLELGRRGAFREIIRELSETEFSGYVEVSYKKEELTKGKVLFSGGKIVAAGIQRVISKKEILGSDALKELLSLESCVADIYALDEKNIAKALEWNKKAVVEELPEGEKEMEDGLTEDVITTPDERERILKKYGIKMPTDEEIDQIIINALEGGYDVVSTTAGDFESLKKALISTAELYLGKLSRKVINVINDCKSSEELVERFPEIKSAAKSLVVFVPRKKIDDMLSEMERIVGESI; via the coding sequence ATGCTGATCCCGAAGGGTCAGACTCTGGAGCTTGGACGGAGGGGTGCTTTCAGAGAGATAATAAGAGAGTTATCAGAAACCGAATTTTCGGGATATGTGGAAGTTTCTTACAAAAAAGAGGAGCTGACAAAGGGCAAAGTACTGTTCAGCGGTGGTAAAATCGTTGCTGCAGGGATTCAGAGGGTTATAAGCAAAAAGGAGATTCTGGGCAGTGATGCACTTAAGGAGCTTCTGAGCCTTGAAAGCTGCGTTGCAGATATATACGCTCTCGACGAGAAAAATATCGCAAAAGCTCTTGAATGGAACAAAAAAGCCGTCGTTGAGGAGCTTCCGGAAGGAGAAAAAGAAATGGAAGACGGTCTGACCGAAGATGTGATTACAACACCCGACGAGAGAGAAAGAATTCTGAAAAAATATGGAATAAAAATGCCCACAGATGAGGAGATTGATCAGATAATAATCAATGCTCTGGAGGGTGGATACGACGTTGTCTCCACAACCGCAGGAGATTTTGAATCACTGAAAAAAGCACTCATAAGCACCGCAGAACTTTACCTCGGAAAACTGTCAAGAAAGGTTATAAATGTGATTAATGACTGCAAATCAAGTGAAGAGCTGGTGGAGCGTTTTCCAGAGATTAAAAGCGCGGCCAAATCTCTCGTTGTCTTTGTTCCCAGAAAAAAAATTGATGATATGCTTTCCGAAATGGAGAGAATTGTAGGAGAAAGTATCTAA
- a CDS encoding EamA family transporter, translated as MRRELIGGLAIISAAIMMSTLSVFVRNLEGDALVVTFLRFFFGFIIIAFISLLNRDFPKFSRISLLLAIFNLLTIICYISAIQSLEVATAAMLLYMAPVYVIPIAALMGERIERKTLLALPLGLGGLYLMLTPYGELTPGILFGIFSGLSYALVFITSKEARKHYSPLQINFVNLGFGSALLLPYFLLYGSISSLYWAAGLGTIPTAIPFLLFMYGMKYVKVQRAPILALIEPVSAAIIGYMYFGEMLSPEQILGGTMILASVGMVWRE; from the coding sequence ATGCGTCGAGAACTGATCGGTGGGCTTGCGATAATTTCTGCAGCGATTATGATGAGCACACTCTCGGTTTTTGTCAGAAACCTGGAGGGAGATGCGCTGGTCGTTACATTCCTCAGGTTTTTCTTCGGATTCATCATCATCGCATTTATAAGTCTTCTGAACAGAGATTTTCCGAAATTCAGCAGGATCTCACTTTTACTTGCTATTTTCAACCTTCTCACAATAATCTGCTATATATCGGCAATTCAGAGCTTGGAGGTTGCCACCGCTGCAATGCTTCTGTACATGGCACCGGTGTATGTGATCCCCATAGCGGCTTTGATGGGCGAAAGGATTGAGAGAAAAACCTTGCTCGCTCTACCACTGGGATTGGGAGGACTGTATCTTATGCTCACCCCTTACGGTGAACTAACCCCGGGCATCTTATTTGGAATTTTTTCGGGACTGTCCTATGCTCTTGTTTTTATAACATCAAAGGAGGCTAGAAAGCACTACTCTCCGCTGCAGATCAATTTTGTAAATCTTGGATTCGGATCTGCTCTGCTCTTACCCTACTTTCTGCTTTACGGCTCAATTTCCAGCCTTTACTGGGCCGCTGGACTCGGCACGATACCAACTGCCATACCATTCCTGCTTTTCATGTACGGCATGAAGTATGTCAAGGTGCAGAGAGCGCCAATTCTGGCATTGATTGAACCGGTTTCTGCTGCGATAATTGGATACATGTATTTTGGAGAGATGCTCTCGCCTGAGCAGATTTTAGGGGGGACGATGATACTTGCCAGTGTGGGAATGGTATGGAGAGAGTGA
- a CDS encoding roadblock/LC7 domain-containing protein, whose product MFENVIADMLGVNGVKGVYIVDREGSLIEAESVFSDEDDVYAALIADAFNKASEVLEKLSSDEAELVLIDGKDNRIIASKAGDLIFGVVAEQKTNYGLLKIEMKKAVEKISAMV is encoded by the coding sequence ATGTTTGAGAACGTTATAGCCGACATGCTGGGGGTTAATGGGGTTAAGGGAGTATATATTGTGGATAGAGAAGGGTCCCTGATTGAGGCCGAATCAGTATTTTCCGATGAGGATGATGTTTATGCTGCTCTGATAGCCGATGCTTTTAACAAAGCGTCAGAGGTTCTTGAAAAGTTATCTTCAGATGAAGCTGAACTCGTTCTGATCGATGGAAAGGACAACAGAATAATCGCCTCAAAAGCCGGGGACCTGATATTCGGTGTCGTGGCCGAGCAAAAGACGAACTATGGTCTGCTTAAAATTGAAATGAAAAAGGCGGTTGAGAAAATAAGTGCAATGGTGTAA
- a CDS encoding magnesium transporter yields MIRVGNRVRQLFLGSLPALLLCLLFDFVAGGVLGAYFEKIMNSYPILFVIIPGLMANRGNIFGAMASRLTTLLHLGEMRPRFGDENIARNVLLSLLLSLLPVLVLWTVGVIKIHQLVFSVLLIVLASTVISSIVMGYSTAAATIIPFRRGIDPDAVAAPIVTSVGDVVTLPLLILFVLIFEQSLPLFYISLFAAFLIPAFLMIKIRFREDEKKIFREVLGILIVTSAISSVSGSLFEQYSKLIYSSILFSVVYPSIADSTGNLGAIVGAKTSTRIHLGEVKGTIDRETVIDIISYTFLGFFIGILINLLGILVARLTIGKNVWLIWQFVFLYPLLLLITMFMAYYISRIFVRIGLDPDNGTVPMITTLADLMSMTFIIGIIHLI; encoded by the coding sequence ATGATCAGGGTAGGGAACAGAGTAAGGCAGCTTTTTCTTGGAAGTCTACCTGCTCTCCTACTCTGCCTCCTTTTCGACTTCGTTGCCGGTGGGGTTCTTGGCGCATATTTTGAAAAGATAATGAATTCCTACCCGATACTTTTCGTAATAATCCCTGGCTTAATGGCAAACAGAGGTAACATTTTTGGGGCAATGGCGTCCCGCCTCACAACTTTGTTGCATCTTGGAGAGATGAGACCCAGATTTGGAGACGAAAACATAGCGAGAAACGTACTTCTCAGTTTGCTACTCTCATTACTGCCAGTGCTCGTTCTCTGGACCGTCGGCGTAATCAAAATCCATCAATTAGTCTTCTCGGTATTGTTGATCGTTCTCGCCTCTACAGTTATTTCTAGCATTGTGATGGGCTACTCAACAGCCGCCGCAACGATCATACCATTCAGAAGAGGTATTGACCCTGATGCTGTTGCAGCGCCAATCGTAACTTCTGTCGGAGACGTTGTCACTTTGCCCCTGTTAATTCTCTTTGTACTTATTTTTGAGCAATCTTTGCCACTGTTCTACATTTCTTTGTTTGCAGCTTTCCTAATACCTGCCTTTCTAATGATTAAGATCAGATTTCGCGAAGACGAGAAGAAAATTTTTAGAGAAGTTCTTGGAATCTTAATAGTGACGAGTGCAATTTCTTCCGTTTCTGGCAGTCTTTTTGAACAGTACAGCAAGCTTATATATTCTTCAATCCTTTTCAGTGTTGTCTATCCATCGATTGCCGATTCAACTGGAAATCTTGGAGCAATAGTGGGTGCAAAAACATCAACTAGGATCCACCTTGGTGAGGTAAAAGGAACCATTGACCGTGAAACTGTTATAGATATAATTTCATACACATTCCTCGGATTTTTTATTGGAATCCTGATAAACCTACTTGGAATTCTTGTAGCCAGGTTGACCATAGGTAAAAATGTATGGCTCATATGGCAGTTCGTTTTTCTTTATCCACTTCTGCTTCTGATAACAATGTTTATGGCCTACTACATCTCCCGCATTTTTGTCAGAATCGGTCTGGACCCTGACAATGGCACGGTGCCGATGATAACAACACTGGCAGACCTTATGTCTATGACCTTCATAATCGGAATAATCCACCTTATTTAG
- a CDS encoding RNA 2'-phosphotransferase produces MDLGVCRNCGEFEGKCGCGRGKVILSAKDRIRVSKFLSGILRHFGRDFGISIDEEGWATVDNVLEVLKERFNIGRKQLELIVKFDRKSRFEIKNGKIRARYGHSIPIKTDWSESDEIPDLLYHATSPANIDSIMAKGLLPLKRREVHMCATPEEAFEVGRRHSKNPVLIEINAGEMRKAGIKVRKKGKIYTADFVPPEFLKIAGK; encoded by the coding sequence GTGGATCTGGGAGTTTGCAGAAATTGTGGAGAGTTTGAGGGAAAGTGTGGATGCGGCAGAGGAAAGGTGATACTATCCGCAAAAGACAGAATAAGGGTTAGCAAGTTCTTGAGCGGAATTTTAAGGCATTTTGGTAGAGATTTTGGTATTTCAATCGATGAAGAGGGATGGGCGACTGTAGACAACGTTCTGGAGGTCTTAAAGGAGAGATTCAACATTGGGAGAAAACAACTTGAGCTCATTGTAAAATTTGACAGGAAAAGTAGATTTGAAATCAAAAATGGGAAAATTAGGGCGAGGTACGGTCACAGCATTCCGATCAAAACAGACTGGAGTGAGAGTGACGAAATACCCGATTTGCTGTATCATGCAACATCTCCCGCAAACATCGACTCGATCATGGCAAAGGGACTGTTACCTCTGAAGAGAAGAGAGGTTCACATGTGTGCCACACCGGAGGAAGCTTTTGAGGTGGGGAGAAGACACTCAAAAAACCCTGTTTTAATCGAAATCAACGCTGGCGAGATGAGAAAAGCAGGAATTAAAGTTAGAAAAAAAGGGAAGATTTATACGGCCGATTTTGTTCCACCGGAGTTTTTAAAGATAGCTGGAAAGTAG
- a CDS encoding Lrp/AsnC family transcriptional regulator: MVKIDEVDIKILRELQDDARKSLKEIAEKVGVAEGTVYNRINKMRKAGIIKKFIPIVDYSALGYDLIAIIGITAEGGYLLEIEKEIAREHNVTAVYDVTGEYDILVVAKFRDRDSLNSFVKKVAGMERVLKTYTMLVLNVVKETHLIEL, from the coding sequence ATGGTAAAAATCGATGAAGTTGATATCAAAATTTTGAGGGAATTGCAAGATGATGCAAGAAAAAGTCTGAAGGAAATTGCCGAAAAAGTCGGTGTCGCCGAGGGGACTGTGTACAACAGAATAAACAAAATGAGGAAGGCAGGAATAATCAAAAAATTTATTCCTATCGTTGACTACTCCGCCCTCGGTTACGATCTGATTGCAATAATTGGAATTACAGCCGAGGGGGGGTACCTGCTGGAAATTGAAAAGGAGATTGCCAGAGAACACAACGTTACGGCTGTTTACGATGTTACAGGAGAATATGACATCCTCGTGGTTGCGAAGTTCAGGGACAGGGACAGCCTGAATTCGTTTGTGAAAAAAGTTGCGGGTATGGAGAGGGTTCTGAAGACGTACACAATGCTCGTGCTGAACGTGGTCAAGGAGACTCATCTGATTGAACTTTAG
- a CDS encoding phosphoglycerate kinase, giving the protein MIDGLPTLDDIPFYGKTVLLRVDINSPIVDSTILDTARFESHLPTIEDLSSTKLILLAHQSRPGKKDFTTLETHALTLSRLLGRKVEYVDEIFSRNTVQRIKDMEDGEILLLENVRFYSEEQLNRTPEEHAESHLVRKLKSVVDLFVNDAFSASHRNHASLVGFVPVLPSVVGRLVEREILALSKPLKGEGKKLFVLGGTKIKDSVKVMKNVLKNSIADKVVLTGVVANYFLMLKGEEIGEVNRKIIEDNKEGVRDEDMKILLEKYSDRILLPVDFGVEKDGVRADIPLEKFDGRYKIMDIGLESVTLFSSIIPEYDYVVLNGPAGVFEDDRFSLGTYEILKAATKASYSVVGGGHIASAARLFGLSDRFSHVSTAGGACIRFLSGEKLVALEAIKEYWQKKWGGEIIF; this is encoded by the coding sequence ATGATTGACGGTCTTCCAACGCTGGACGATATTCCTTTTTACGGCAAAACAGTCCTCCTGAGGGTTGACATCAACTCACCGATAGTGGACTCCACAATTCTCGACACGGCAAGGTTCGAGAGTCATCTGCCAACAATTGAAGACCTGTCATCGACAAAACTGATACTCCTCGCACACCAGAGCAGGCCCGGAAAAAAGGACTTCACCACACTCGAAACCCACGCACTGACGCTTTCAAGGCTACTAGGAAGAAAGGTCGAATACGTTGACGAGATTTTTAGCAGAAATACAGTCCAGAGAATAAAGGATATGGAAGACGGCGAGATCCTTTTGCTCGAAAACGTTAGATTTTACTCGGAAGAGCAGCTTAACAGAACTCCTGAAGAACATGCAGAGTCACATCTTGTCAGAAAATTGAAGAGCGTGGTTGACCTGTTTGTAAATGATGCGTTTTCAGCCTCACACAGGAACCATGCTTCACTGGTGGGTTTTGTGCCAGTTCTACCATCAGTGGTTGGAAGACTCGTCGAAAGAGAGATCTTAGCACTGAGCAAACCTCTAAAAGGCGAAGGGAAAAAACTATTCGTTCTCGGAGGTACAAAAATAAAGGATTCCGTAAAGGTCATGAAGAATGTCCTGAAGAACAGTATAGCGGATAAAGTTGTCTTAACGGGGGTAGTTGCAAACTATTTTCTCATGCTGAAGGGAGAAGAAATTGGAGAGGTAAACAGGAAGATTATCGAGGACAACAAAGAGGGAGTGAGGGACGAGGACATGAAGATTCTTCTCGAGAAGTACTCCGACAGGATACTTCTTCCAGTGGATTTTGGCGTGGAGAAAGATGGGGTCAGGGCCGATATACCTCTGGAGAAATTCGATGGCCGATACAAAATCATGGATATAGGACTTGAGAGCGTTACCCTGTTCTCAAGCATTATCCCGGAGTACGATTACGTGGTTCTCAATGGTCCTGCGGGTGTGTTTGAAGACGACAGATTCTCCCTCGGAACGTACGAAATTCTTAAGGCTGCAACAAAAGCCAGCTACTCGGTGGTTGGTGGAGGACATATCGCATCTGCTGCTAGACTTTTTGGTCTCAGCGATAGATTCAGCCATGTTTCCACGGCAGGAGGAGCATGTATAAGGTTCCTCAGTGGTGAAAAGCTCGTTGCACTGGAAGCCATCAAGGAGTACTGGCAGAAGAAATGGGGAGGAGAAATCATTTTTTAA